Proteins co-encoded in one Erwinia sp. genomic window:
- the nudE gene encoding ADP compounds hydrolase NudE (ID:JIFNMEKO_02994;~source:Prodigal:2.6): MRKQPEKPLIQYVTTIACSGRFKIEEVALRFSNGEERLYERLKSSGREAVMIVPIIDGEVILIQEYAVGAERYTLGFPKGLIDEGETPFQVASRELQEEIGFSASELNALGRLTLAPSYFSSTMHIVVAEKLYESRLEGDEPEPLILHRCPLGSLLSLLEEHDFSEARNVSAQFMVREWLVKQGRLNY, from the coding sequence ATGCGCAAACAACCCGAAAAACCACTCATACAATATGTGACAACAATCGCGTGTTCCGGTCGTTTCAAAATAGAGGAAGTGGCGCTTCGTTTCAGTAACGGAGAGGAGCGCCTCTATGAGCGTCTGAAATCGTCCGGGCGTGAAGCGGTGATGATTGTGCCTATCATTGATGGCGAGGTCATTTTAATTCAGGAGTATGCCGTAGGTGCGGAGCGTTACACCCTCGGCTTCCCTAAAGGACTTATCGATGAAGGTGAAACGCCATTTCAGGTTGCGTCGCGTGAGTTGCAAGAGGAGATTGGTTTTAGTGCCAGCGAACTGAACGCTTTGGGACGCTTAACATTAGCACCCTCTTATTTTTCCAGTACGATGCACATCGTCGTCGCTGAAAAACTGTATGAGAGCAGGCTTGAAGGGGATGAACCGGAGCCACTCATTCTACATCGTTGTCCACTCGGGTCATTACTGAGTTTGCTCGAAGAACACGATTTCTCTGAGGCGAGGAATGTCAGCGCACAGTTTATGGTCAGAGAGTGGCTGGTTAAACAGGGGCGATTAAACTATTAA
- the mrcA gene encoding Penicillin-binding protein 1A (ID:JIFNMEKO_02993;~source:Prodigal:2.6), whose translation MKFVKYLLLITLFCIFLGIGSIYGLYKYVEPQLPDVATLKDIRLQTPMQIYSADNELIAQYGEKRRIPVTLSAIPPRLLNAFIATEDSRFYEHHGVDPVGIIRAVTIAMTSGHASQGASTITQQLARNFFLTPERTFSRKLKEVFLAILIEQSMSKDEILELYLNKIYLGNRAYGIAAAAQVYFGKNIDQLTLSEMAMIAGLPKAPSTYNPIYSHTRALQRRDTVLGRMLNQNYITQSEYNDAVNTPLVASYHAPEIAFSAPYLTEMVRQEMIKRYGENAYNDGYKVTTTITRRLQLAAQDAVENNVIDYDMRHGYRGATAVLWQPGEVAKSEAQILKVLKTQPGYGPFVPAVVREVNNTEAAFILRDGTRGRLTLASVRWARPYRTDTVQGRTPQTVSEVLQTGQQIWVRKKDDNWLLGQIPDVNSSLVSLDPNNGAVLAIVGGFDFEQSKFNRATQAVRQIGSNIKPFLYTAAMDRGLTLASMLNDVPISRWDAGAGADWRPKNSPPTYDGPIRLRQGLGLSKNVVMVRAMRAMGVDYAADYLQRFGFPAENIVHTESLALGSAAFTPLQVARGYSVMSNGGFLITPYFISKIENEENSVVFAEQPKIACAACQIPVMYGDTPKLLAMNEENVENPSVSQENQGTSVPVPSLIPATPTLSNEGDASQYAPHVISTPLAFLIKSALNSNVFGEPGWMGTGWRAGRDLKRNDIGGKTGTTNNSKDAWFSGFGPGVVTSVWIGFDDHRRDLGRSTASGVIKDQISGYEGGAKSAQPAWDAYMKIALEGVPVAPLTPPEGVVTATIDRSTGKLANGGGNTRQEYFLNGTQPTEYTSSDSGTTLMDNGETKELF comes from the coding sequence GTGAAGTTCGTAAAGTATTTATTACTCATCACACTTTTTTGCATTTTTTTGGGTATCGGTTCTATTTATGGTCTCTATAAATATGTCGAGCCTCAGTTACCTGATGTTGCGACCCTGAAAGATATTCGCCTGCAAACCCCGATGCAGATTTACAGTGCGGATAATGAATTAATTGCGCAGTACGGTGAAAAACGGCGCATCCCTGTCACGCTGTCAGCGATTCCTCCCCGGCTGCTAAATGCGTTTATCGCTACTGAAGATAGTCGCTTTTATGAACACCACGGCGTTGATCCGGTAGGCATTATCCGTGCCGTAACCATTGCAATGACATCAGGGCATGCCTCGCAAGGAGCCAGTACGATTACCCAGCAACTGGCACGTAACTTTTTCCTTACCCCTGAACGTACCTTCTCACGGAAACTCAAAGAGGTTTTCCTGGCCATCCTGATCGAACAATCGATGAGCAAAGATGAGATCCTTGAGCTTTATCTGAACAAAATCTACCTGGGGAACCGGGCATATGGCATAGCGGCAGCAGCGCAAGTCTATTTCGGTAAAAACATTGACCAACTGACCTTAAGCGAAATGGCGATGATTGCCGGGCTACCTAAAGCCCCTTCCACTTATAACCCTATTTATTCACATACCCGTGCGTTACAACGTCGTGATACGGTACTGGGGCGGATGTTAAATCAGAATTACATCACTCAATCTGAATACAATGACGCAGTGAATACTCCTCTTGTCGCCAGTTACCATGCGCCTGAAATTGCATTCTCAGCTCCTTATCTCACTGAAATGGTGCGTCAGGAGATGATAAAACGGTACGGTGAAAATGCTTACAATGATGGTTACAAAGTAACTACAACCATCACCCGCCGCTTACAATTAGCCGCTCAGGATGCTGTAGAAAATAATGTCATTGATTACGACATGCGCCATGGTTATCGCGGAGCAACCGCTGTGTTATGGCAGCCAGGAGAGGTGGCAAAAAGTGAAGCTCAAATCCTTAAGGTGTTAAAAACACAACCGGGTTATGGCCCATTTGTCCCTGCGGTAGTCAGAGAGGTTAATAACACAGAAGCCGCATTTATCTTGCGTGATGGCACTCGTGGCAGACTCACTCTGGCCAGTGTACGCTGGGCGAGACCTTACCGAACAGATACTGTACAAGGCCGCACACCACAAACCGTGAGCGAAGTCCTCCAAACCGGTCAACAGATATGGGTAAGGAAAAAAGATGACAACTGGTTGCTCGGTCAAATACCGGATGTCAACTCATCACTGGTTTCTCTCGACCCGAACAATGGTGCCGTACTCGCCATAGTGGGCGGGTTTGATTTTGAACAAAGCAAATTTAACCGCGCCACTCAGGCGGTACGACAAATTGGTTCCAATATAAAACCCTTTTTATATACCGCAGCGATGGATCGCGGTTTAACGCTGGCCTCCATGTTAAATGATGTTCCTATATCTCGCTGGGATGCTGGTGCTGGTGCTGACTGGCGGCCAAAAAATTCCCCACCCACCTATGACGGCCCCATCCGTTTGCGCCAGGGATTAGGGCTATCAAAAAATGTCGTGATGGTACGAGCCATGCGGGCGATGGGTGTCGATTATGCCGCCGATTATTTGCAACGCTTCGGCTTTCCAGCCGAAAATATTGTTCATACCGAGTCACTGGCATTAGGATCAGCAGCATTTACTCCTCTGCAGGTTGCCAGAGGATATTCTGTCATGAGTAACGGCGGTTTTTTAATCACACCATACTTTATCAGCAAAATCGAAAATGAAGAGAATAGCGTGGTATTTGCGGAACAACCTAAAATCGCCTGTGCTGCATGCCAGATTCCGGTGATGTATGGTGATACGCCTAAACTGCTGGCAATGAATGAAGAAAATGTTGAAAATCCTTCCGTTTCTCAGGAAAACCAGGGAACGAGTGTCCCTGTGCCTTCGCTGATACCCGCCACACCTACGCTCTCAAACGAAGGTGATGCATCACAGTATGCTCCGCATGTCATCAGCACTCCCCTGGCATTCCTGATTAAGAGCGCGTTGAATTCAAATGTCTTTGGTGAACCGGGCTGGATGGGTACCGGATGGCGAGCGGGTCGTGACCTGAAACGTAATGATATTGGCGGAAAGACCGGTACCACCAATAACTCTAAAGATGCCTGGTTCTCTGGCTTTGGCCCGGGGGTTGTTACTTCAGTATGGATTGGTTTTGACGATCACCGACGTGATCTTGGCCGTTCAACAGCTTCCGGAGTGATAAAAGATCAGATTTCGGGTTATGAAGGCGGCGCAAAGAGTGCGCAGCCTGCATGGGATGCCTATATGAAGATAGCGCTTGAAGGTGTGCCTGTAGCACCATTGACTCCTCCCGAAGGCGTGGTGACCGCCACCATTGATCGTTCCACCGGAAAACTGGCTAATGGGGGCGGTAATACGCGTCAGGAATACTTCCTGAATGGCACGCAGCCCACGGAGTATACCAGCAGCGACAGTGGAACCACATTGATGGACAACGGCGAGACAAAGGAACTGTTTTAG